A section of the Zygosaccharomyces rouxii strain CBS732 chromosome B complete sequence genome encodes:
- the BMT2 gene encoding 25S rRNA (adenine2142-N1)-methyltransferase (similar to uniprot|P38278 Saccharomyces cerevisiae YBR141C Hypothetical ORF), which yields MSFDEKFHIMKKRSAMISRKRKTITGRQVSGNVPISIKPTKSRRIIRRFHLLINKRRILCNKLGISLVDNDEDANKKTIDDSLNPKMKRQYEIGTSRDDMEPQLLKAQSLQSEQELVQCLGYIMNQIHSRGGLRDYQLASRVGQTNNRGGDSSKILVQWLQELGHRSDGSLSALEIGSLSTENRISTCGLFEPVIRIDLESSQPGIQKQDFMQRPLPKDEGEKFDFVSCSLVLNFVPTPIQRGQMCMRFEHFLRENGYLFVVLPLPCINHSRYMSKNHFTQLMEFLGYSMVKYHESKKLCYMLLRRTSSKNQEGYDKFTKKHKFHDKPGFNNFCIML from the coding sequence GAAAAGGAAGACGATCACCGGTCGTCAGGTATCTGGGAATGTTCCAATTAGCATCAAGCCTACTAAATCTAGAAGGATTATCAGAAGATTCCATTTATTAATCAATAAAAGACGTATTCTATGCAACAAACTAGGCATATCACTGGTGGATAATGACGAAGACGCTAATAAGAAAACCATTGACGATTCTCTTAATCCCAAAATGAAACGGCAGTACGAAATAGGCACCTCAAGGGATGATATGGAACCACAACTGCTCAAAGCGCAAAGTCTGCAATCTGAACAAGAACTTGTCCAATGCCTTGGATACATTATGAATCAGATTCATAGTCGTGGTGGGCTCAGGGATTACCAATTGGCAAGCCGTGTGGGACAGACAAATAACAGGGGTGGCGACTCCTCTAAAATACTAGTACAATGGCTACAAGAATTAGGTCACAGAAGCGATGGTTCTCTTAGCGCCTTAGAAATTGGTTCTTTGAGTACTGAAAATCGAATAAGTACTTGTGGACTTTTCGAACCTGTAATACGAATAGACCTAGAAAGTTCACAACCAGGCATTCAAAAACAAGATTTCATGCAAAGACCGCTGCCTAAGGACGAAGGTGAAAAGTTCGATTTTGTATCCTGTTCACTGGTGTTAAATTTCGTCCCGACACCGATACAAAGAGGACAGATGTGCATGAGATTCGAACATTTTCTCAGAGAAAATGGCTATCTGTTCGTCGTGTTACCGCTACCGTGTATTAACCATTCGAGGTACATGAGCAAGAACCATTTTACGCAATTAATGGAATTCTTGGGTTATTCAATGGTGAAATACCACgaatccaaaaaattgtgCTACATGTTATTACGTCGTACTAGTTCGAAGAATCAGGAAGGCTACGACAAATTCACCAAGAAGCACAAATTTCACGATAAACCAGgttttaacaatttttgtaTTATGCTATAG